The DNA segment CAACTTACTATTACAGATTTCTAAAAATATAAATCTAATTTTAATATTCTCAAAAGTTCTGAGTTATACAATTATAGACAAAATatacatgttttttttaataactaacATGATATCCTTTAGACTCTACATTAGTACAGAGGTTAATTAATGCCCAATTAACAATACCCTCCTAGAGATTTTGTCAttatttaaacagaaataaagtgaaaataaataatttactgCTGTTTAAGAAACAGTTCTCCACAGAACTAGCTCTATCATTACTTAATAGCTGAGTTTTGGCTACTGTTATGAATAGTCCTGTGAGATATGAAGACCCTCTGCAAAGCTTTCCtcaagatcatctatttccttGGTGGCTTCCAAATCACTGTCACAAGTGACCAAGTTTAAAGTTGCCTCACATGAGGGTGAAGTTTTTGGGTCCTCTTCAGCTTTCACGCAAGAATCAGACTCTGTCCCACCATCCGTCATTTCAGTGACATCTTGTGAAAAGTCATCATTGCTCTGTGTCTCCTTTGTCCTTTCCCTGATTACTGGTGATTCACACTGGTTTGGTTCCTTCAGTGGTAAATCCATGGTCCCAAAGAATTCTTTACTTTTTGTAGGTTTTCTTTGCATCTGACTTATTTCTTTGGTAAGCTGAAGCTCATCCATCATATCAAACTCCTGCAGATCCAGCGAGTCAAAGGCTTCCCAGCCTGTGTGAGTCTGCTCTGCactcctgcctgggctgcagccaaggtCTGCTTTCAGTACATCCAACAAGTGGCGCATTTTGCTCTAGGGggtgaaggaagaaagaggtaAGAGTactccagccccacagcacctATGTGCCCAGAACTCAGGGCTTAATTCTGACATAAGGAAAGGGAGGCTGCTTGCAATCAAGTGTCTAAATGATACAGAGAGTGTCAAACTGAGCTGACTAGAGTCCTTTTTTTTGTGACTGTGCCTCCTATTCTACTGTGATCTATGAGTCTCCAAATCTCATTTATGGAGAGAGATGGTTACATCTGCCTGCAAATATAGCAGTGCATTTACACTGGGCTTTGGAAACACTGCTGAAGTCAcatgcagagagggagaatatTACAGGGGCAAGTACCTACCTCATCCAAATGGTTCTTATTTTCTTGTATATGACACTCAAACAGTTGTTCCAGAACTCTAAAAATGAACAATTAAATGGtttcacaggaagaaaaacaaattttaacAGACCTATCTAAATTAATTACTGtagttttaaatttttatttcatagcTGAATGGGAGCCCTAAGATTTCTGCCCGGAGGAAAAGGACTTGCGGGCATTGGTCAACAGCTATACGAATATGAGTCATCACTCCACCTAGCTGGCTAAAAGGCCAACAGCAATCCTGGCTTGTAACAGAGGCTGTATCTCATGGTACATAGTAGCAGATCAGAGCAGATGACCCACAGGTTTTTTCTAGTTCCCCTTTCTTACATAAagcaaaatagaaaacaaaagcaagatcTAACTGTTTATCTATATATtcttaaaagtaaataaattatcACTAAACACTACTTCCCTTTGCTACAGAGTCCACATGTTTCTGATGCAGAATTACAAATTTGAACACAACTGTAACCTACCTGTTAGAAAACAGCCCAAGGCTAAGAACTTCATTTGTTACATCTTCAATGAAAGGTAAATATAAAAGCTCTTCCTCTCTGCAGGGAGAATatgtgaaatgttttaaaacagaGATACATACTAGATTGCACAATGCAGTAGCTCCCATCACCATTATAGGAAATGCTATTAAGATTATATAATTCTTGGCACCAGATGCTACTTTTCAAAAATGTAATTCTATCAAGACAAACTAAGGCCTTTTCAATTTGAGTAATCATCATAAACACCATGCAAAATATCAGACCGTCAGAGAAAGGCCACTCTGGTGCTCTGTGTTTATGTTTTCTGTTGTGGTATAAATTAGCACAGAGAACCTGAGTGAGCAAATCAGCACATCTTAGAAGCATTCAGAACCTGCTCTGCACTTGAAAAGAAAGGGTTATTAACTGGGAAGACAGTGCACAACTACAGTTTGATGCTCTGAGTAAAGGCTTCCAAAGTTGCTTCTAAAGAATCTGACTGCAGCTGAAAATTGCTGGTCCTCAATGGAAGCTCAGAAAAATCTTAAGTGCTTGTTTGACAGCCTCCACTCCTTTCAAACAACAATTCTTTGATGTTCAAAATCGTTGTTAGTGTGAGATGTAGCTTTTACCTCTTTGATCAAATTTCTCTCTATTTTAAAGCCATATTGATGCCAATTGCTCTAAATTGGAGACTCTTCAAATGTTTGGAGTTCTGTttggaaaacaagaaagaaaaccccaaaagaaaatatttcagtgttgtTTCTCCTTCATACCATCTTTCTAAATATCCCAAAGTATCCAATCAAACTCTACCAGCATCCTCCAGtctaaacagaaaataaaaaatgggaTACATCTTGCATGACTTCCATTATGTAAAATTTGTCCCGAAGATTGTCACTTTGGTTCCCTCTGGAGTCAGGAAAGATACCTACAGCTGATCTGATACCTATACTGCACCCTTCAAGTTAGCAAGAACAAGGTGGTCCTACAGCACAAAGAATTAAATAGCTTTCCCAAGTTCCGATAAAGCATTTGTAGTGTTTCTGAATGTAACTCAAGCCTCTTCTAATTCTCATCAAATTTCAGAGCAGAAATGTGGCAAGTATGCCTTTGTGCTTGATGTTTTATTTTGCCAACGCTTGCATCACAGATAACAGACCAAAAAAGAACTGGAAATGTTTATAAGTATAACCATGGCATAAAAGAAGAAGTCTATCTTTCTTCTGAAGTTAAAAtgaattttcttaatttttagaTGCACATGGAGATTTTTAAGCATTGTGTAACAATTCATAGTCTTGTCAGTTCTCCTGTGGATGGTGAACAAATTTATTCTTAGCCTTCATGTGCTGTTTCAAGTTCATCAGTTTTGAGGAATAGTTTCTATTGTAATGTTGTGAACTAGCAGATAAATGGTTTAAGCATACTTACTCAGCCTCCACAGTCCTCCTTGCTGAAGACTGCTGAGAATACAATGATGTCTGTCTAAGAAGAAAATCAGAGGGTAAGAAAGAGAGCAACATTCTAAAAACCCTACCTTGCATCTTACTTTcttctggagccaggctgtgccattACCCCAGTTCctcttggaaaaaaacagcGTGTTAGAACACCCCCAAGCTCTGCCCCAGTACGAAAATCCACTGCTTACAAGAAAGCCTGAAAGGTTCAAGAGCCTTATAACACCTCACTTGATGCAGTGCTCTGTTACCTCAAAAGATCTCTGTCACTTCAGATGCTGCACAGACCTCCCCTATCTGTAATAGTGCCTTTTTTTAAACTCAGATTACAACTCTTTCCTCAGGTAAAAATGTCTTTGCAAAAAAAGGTTAGAAAGCAAATCAGCAAGTCATGCATGACCCTTAGGTCAGCAACGAGTAAGATTCAGCTGGGACCTCAAAGGTTCCGGCCTGATTTTCAAAACTGTCCTTGTATTGTACTCAATATTCTAAATCACAGAGTTAAATTTTCAGTAAAAGATGTAGCATGTAGTTCTGTTCTAATTTGCTGCAGATCATAGATGGAAAAGGCCAGATGTctgaagagttttttttttttttctgaaaggaaataCTAACTGGAATACCAATCCATTATTTAGTTGTAGTATTGTGTAAGAAATACATAATCTGTAAGCTCAGATTTATGCTCAGATGTACACaagaaaataatgaattttGAAGTTGGGAAAGGCCACAGGTGTGAGAAACACAACAAATAAATTTCCTGTAAGAACAGACTTATAAAAAAAACAGGTAGTGAAGGCTTATAGCCTAAGAGGCAGCTGTGTAGAAATCAAGAAGGAATGCTTCAAATACTCCCTCTTGCTGTAAATCAGGCACCTTAGGAAGGAGTGTGGCAAAGCAGCTGTTCCCCTCTCAGGCTCATCCACAGTGTATCTTCTATCTTCAGCCTATAACACAGACATAAAATCTTTATTAACAGTGCAAATACACAGCAAATGTTACCATATAAAGGAATCTAATAATATCTGTGATTAAGCAGCCCTATATATTTTATGTCTTTTCAGAGAAACTTTGGGTAAACAGAGACATAAAATAGCAAAGGGTCAGCTTTGACATCCAAAACTTTGGTCAGGGGCAATGAGAGATGTGGAACACTTCTCACCTGACAAGTGTGTCAAAGATGAATTCTCTAAAGGCCAGAGTGTGTCAGTGTCACTAAAGTCATCTTTGCAAAATCAGAAAGCAGCAGTCTAAATTACATCTCTTGAGCTGCTTGCACAAAACTGATGGAAAATGGCTGACTGCCTGCTTTTTAAGTAATACTTTGAAAGGGCCACTGTAAAGCTACATGACTTACTGCTGTCATATTTACAATAGCCAAAAAACCAGTCAGATATAACATGTTTGGAATTAAATCAGAAGTTCTTCATGAAACTGGAGTGAAATTTTCTGAATAGTAATTTAACATTTTCTTAATGATAGCTGCTGATGCAGATCAATTCATGTGGTCTCTTTTCTATTTTAAGTAAAGCTATAAATACATATTCTCTATCACCCATCTCTCCTCCAATGAataaagccaatcacatcctgggctgcatcaggagaagcatagccagcagggcgctggaggtgattctccccctccactctgctctggtgagaccccacctggagtactgcttccagttctggagcccctattacaagaaggatctggaggtgctggaacatgtccagagaagggccacgaggataatcagagggctggagcacctctcctgtgagggcagactgaaagagctgggcctgttcagtctggagaagagaaggctctgaggagaccttattatggccttccagtatctgaagggggcctacaagaaagctggggagggactttttaggatgtcaggtagtgataggactagggggaatggagcaaagctagaagtgggtagattcagattggatgttaggagggtgttgagacactggaacaggttgcccagggaggtggtagaagccccatccctggaggtgtttaaggccaggctggatgtggctctgggcaacctgatctagtgtgaggtgtccctgtccattgaaggggggttggaactaggtgatccttgaggtctcttctaaccctaaaaattctatgattctatgataattatTTGCCTTATTAGGCTAGAGACATGAAGACTCTTGACACTATAGCCTATATTCAGGAAGAAAGTCCAGTTATTCAagtacttttttgtttggtggggttgTTCAATGACTTCTCTGTATAGTGTCTACAAGATAAAGCACAAAAAAGAACCTAACTTCTCATCAAACTCTTCCATCCAAGTATTAGTACAAATTAAGACAAAGTAACTTCAGATTTGAAGTCTTAAGAAGTATTTCAGGTGTTTTGcctgcttccttctgcctccCAAAGATGCCAGTATTCCATTTAATCTATAAAATTTAATTATCTTAAACCACCACACACTAAGGCAATTCCTGCAAGATGAAATAACTGAGAAACTAAGATCAATTGTCACAAACAGGTAGCAATTAGTATCAAATACTGGATGCAAACATTTCtgactaaaacaaaaaaatactagGAGATGGTAGAATTTCAAGTGGTGTAATTTTTCATTGAATCATTCCAGATACATTCATCaaggcagaaagcaaacagtATCAAGGAATTCTTCACTGCCCATAGGTTTGGATGCTTCCTCCGAGTAGAAGACTCCTTGGTTCCAGTTCTTCCTGTTGAGGGCTTTTTGGACTATGTTATCCAATGTgaaaatgaagaacaaaataTCCTTGAAAAAGAGGTACCTTattctgatgaaaaaaaaagtattattataatcactaaaataataatattatgTCCAATTATCTTTGTCCTTAATAGGTTTTTAAGTGATAGTGCACTTGTAAAAACTGTTGAAAAAAATTTACAGTTTCGTAATATCCTAACATCTCTTCAAATGCCTCAGTATTTTTTCCTCATTGTTTACAGTTCATTTTTCTCAAACTCTCCTTTATAGAACTAATTCATCTCATGacaataaagaaaattaaagaaatctgTTGTATACTGCTGTGCCAGAGACAAAGCACATACTCCAAAATGATAGTGAAGGGTATGATAAGAGTATCCAGATGACTGAGAGGTGAATTACCTTTAATGTGATCTTCTGCTGTTCAGTCTTAACTGTTTTCTCAGATGCTTTGTCTGAAGATGGAAAGCTACAACATGGAGAGATATATTAGGTTTCCAGGAATGCTGCTTTCAAAATATGTAGGATGAGAATACCAGTGCCACTGTGGAAATTTCCCAGCAATCTGAATGGTACCTAGTACAAAAATGTCTCAGACAGTTTAGAAAATTTCTGTCAGACTTCTATTCACATACTAAAACTGAGTTATAGTTCATTTTGAAGGATGACAACAATCATACATCGGTGATCCAAAGTCATTCTCTGATTGTGTGTTTACAAAGGATAGCTAAACTATCCAAAATTATTGTTCAAAATTGAGAATGGAAATGATCCTATACATAAAAAAATGCATCAGGAAAATAGAGCCCACAACTAGAAAATAAACAGTTGCAATATGGATCCAAAGCTATCATAATTTCAGTCTTGTGAAATTCTGACTTTGTTCTAGGACAAAACCAGAGTTAGATACATGggcacaaaagagaaaatatttctctttataAGGTAGTATCAGTAAAAACAAAGCTAAAATCCAAATTGTAATTTGCTAAGGAATTCAACACAAGACATTCATGttgtataaaatattttatacagTATATATATGAAGGCATTAAAATGAAGACAATGAAAAACAGCAGTCAAaacttgaaaaatgaaaaaaaaagatttttgcaTGCTTCGTTAATTAATTAATTGGAAAATGTGAGACTAGAGGAGCAACAGTGGGGAACTACTTGCATGCTTACAGTGGTTAATTCTTTAGAAGACAGAAAGCACAACTATATACCAGAGAgagcaaaggaaagagagagggaataACTATCCCCAGCATATGCAAGACCCTACAGTTTAGATTTAGTGCCAATCTGAATGTACAGATGAAAACAGTTGCTCCAGAGTGAAGACAACAAAATACACCAGTTAAAGGAAAAACCACATTCTGCTCAACTTTTGCTAAGGCATATCTAGaataatttcaaaattattattCTGGGTTTATACAAGTATAAATGAGAGCCAAACATGTTGTTTTTATGAAGATACTGTTCTGATACCATCTAAACTCCACAGTTTCAAAATAGTTTTAATCTCTGTACCTGATCACATCAGTCTGTGTTTGTGCTTCAGCATACAGCTTGCagtgatttttccttttcctccgaGCAGGAGTGTAATACCTGTACTCTGACAGAAAAGATTTAGCACCTGATATTAAGGTACGTGGAGTAAAAGGTTTTCGGCTATCAGTAAAGAATTCAGAATGCCTCTCCAGAAGATCCCCGCTGTGTACTTTGCAGTTGCTTCCTTGACACTTCTGGGAATGACTAACGCTCACAAAACTATCAGTGGAGCAATTGCATGAAAGTCCAGAGCATTTTCTTGGTGTGCTTGAAGAACTGATACTTGAGTTTGATGCATTAGATGTATTCCGAGAACCTTTTCTGGCGTACCGTACTGGAGTGGAGTGAACTAAGCCATGCTCACTGTAAGGAGACAGTGCTCCAGATGGGTACTGTGCCTGCCGAGCACAGGGGAAGAGACTAtctttgtcttctgctttcaagaaactctggagaaaaaaaagaataaaacaagacTTGATTGCTTTGCAAGTTACCAGCTTTGTTCAAGTAATTACCCTTACCAGCCTGGAGCAATTTTCTATGTAGAAACTATGTAAAACTTTTTGTAAAGTGAGCAGCCCGAGTGGTAACAAGTTTTACAACCTTATCCCTGGAAATAAGAGAATAGTAAGCAACACATTGGTGTTTTGTACAGAATATTGATAGCTACATCAGACCAGGAGTTTTCATCCAAAGGCTCAACAAATGCTTAAAAGTCAAGGAATCATTGCATTGAGGTAAGTTATTTTATCTCAGTATGCTTTGTTCATACCCCTCAGGCAAGGAAAGGTAGATATTATCCATAATTATCCTACTGAAGAGTTCATAGTACATACTCTCTTCAAGTGTGGAgttgctgcctttctcttcaAATCCTATTAGCTTCAAAGCCATCATACACTGGCTACCTTTATAAGATATGGATTCTCTAAGTTCCGCTGCAGGAGGCAATTCTTCTTGTTCCTGGAGAATAGCAAAGGCAGGAGCCAGGTGTATTAAGGGGTCACCTTCATGCTCTGGTACACAGCCTTCTGCTGTGGATTGCTGTGTGGCCCAGGCAGGTGTGTCACACCCTGTATCAAGCAGGCTGTGAGTGGTGGGGGATCATACCAACACATACACCCAAATTAATTCAGTTTTAACTAACTAGCCAGACATCAACGGCAACTAAGTGCTGCGGGATTTAAGAGAACGTATATATGTAAAGGTGtttcccaagaaaaaaaaaaatcagtttctaaGACCAGTTAAGGACTAGAAGTTTAGGTTTAGAGAGACCAACACAGAGATTAAGTTGCTGATGTACTTCCACCATCTGAACAAAGAACAAGAAGATAAGgaggaacctggacaggctaTAAAATTCTACAAtgaataaagggaaaaaaggacatAGACTTCCATACATGTTCCATTCATCTCTATTATACTTCTACCAAACAAGTAAAACCTATTAAGTAGAAACATTGCATTGCTAAGTCACTGAAGGGATAACTTCCCAACAGAAAGCCTGAGAAACAGTGGATTCCGTAAGATGTAATTTCAACAGATGCTGTGATATGCATTTATTAATGATGCACAACCCTGACTGCCAGCTGAGAAGGCACATAGATTCACCCTGCAGCCCATTCTGATCCATGTGGAAATTAGTTTGAGAGACTAACACTAAAGCATGGATTCCAGGGAATTCCAGAGGTGCTTCACTGCCTGAGTACAATATAAACCTGGAGAAAATCCTCAGCAATGCCTCACTTTTTGAAAATAATCTGATCATTAAGATGTGGATTGAAGGTTGGATGTGTGATTTGCTCCAGCAGAAAGTGGCAGTGGAATGAATGCCAACAAAAGAGGCAAAATTAATTATAAAAGAAAGTACCTGTGGGAATTCTCCAAGACAATCAATACTTTTGAGTTTCCTACTGGGGGAGGtagtaaggggaaaaaaaataaaatcaaacaccATGCTTTGAAATCCTTATACATTAGTTGAAAATTCATGACATTAGTAACCTACTAATATATAGTGTAGGACAGTACTATAATTAACTAGTACTAATTAACTAGTATAGCATATTAAGCTAATTAGTAATATAGCTTGTAAATATACAGATTTTCTATCGTTCAAACCCTGTAAAGGGTGTTCTTAAATGTTATAAGCGATATTATTCTTACTGTATAAATACTGCATTTTCTCGAACACTGCTGCTCTTACTGCTTTGaatctacactttttttttttggctcccAGAACcacttaaatattttaaattaaaacttgATATGATGAATATATCACTACATGCCAAAGTGTATTTAAAGGACTAATAAAAAATGCAGACAGTTTACCACCAAAACTAAGTCACAAATCACATGGCTGTCAAAACATGTCATATCCTCTCAACGATTCCACACTATTTTCTCTCACATCATTAAGACCTGTGGTATTCCAGTACCCCAAAATATCCATAGTTACTGACACCTAATGCAaagaggctgtttccttttttcccccccccccagttagCTGAGCCAAAATAACCCCTTTCTGATGATGTATACTTTTTACTCTCAGTAATTTTCTGTAAGgttggtgacaaactgcagGCTCCTTAAAAACTTTTTGAAGTTGCCAGCACAGTTCCTTGTGTCTGATACTGTTTCTTTGTGTATCTGAAGGCTGAACTGTCCTGCCTGTTTGGGCAGTAAAGCTTTACTCCAAGATAAAAGCTTCAAAAGACATTCTTCTCTCTCAGTATTTCAATGAGTACATCTCAAGACTAAGAAAAATACAGCTTGGGTTTGCAGTTCTATCTAGTCACTGTCTTAGCTATTTGGTCTGATCTAGTCATACTTTTGAGGAAGAGATGACAAGAGCTGCCCTAAGCTTCCTCATAAATCAGAATGCTTAAATTTAGGATATTGCCACATTTACCTTGTTCCTTTGCCGTTTTAAAATCAGCTCACCTAGTTCCAAGGAGTAGAATATGTAGCTTTTAGAAGTTGTAGTTGTGTAATTGGCTAATatcaatatatatttttttttaatattttttttggttACTCTTCAGTTATATTTTTTTGTTACTCTTCAGTATATTGCAGGGCACCAGTCGTTATATCCTCACAAATGCTTCTACAATCTGATTTATATTGCAGCTTCTCTAAGTTACTTTTACTTTCTAAAAGTACAGTTTCTCAACTCAAAAGCCACTGAGGTGTCAGATGCTTTATAAAAAACAAACTTTGAAAAGAAAGCTTGCTAAATCTATTTTCATCCAAAAAGTCCAAAGGCACCTCTCACTGGGGTCACTGAAGTTACATCAAGATGAATTAAAGTCTTGAAATGAAGTTATTCTTGTACAAAAAAGTCTTCCAATAGAATATTTCATCTACGGTCACAAAACGAGATCAGAGAGACACATTATGAACTGCACTATTAAGATACAGAAGCCTTAGTTTTGTAATAACTGAGCTGATTCTTCCAACTTAAGAGAGCTCCACTTTTAAGCCACTGTAATACTGCTCTGTGTAGGCTGAGCACCTGAGCTGCCTGTACAGAGCAAAGGTCTTCTGTAATAAGTGACAAGCTGCCTTTACAGTTGCTGTTCTTATAACCCCCTTGTATGTCATCTGTTCATTTCATTACACCCTGCCATAATCAGTTAAGAATTgagaaaaggaagacagaaaatacaCACAAATATGGGACCAAATAAGACCCCTATGAATATAACCAGCTTGTATACTGGCATCAATGAGAACTATTGTTTTCATTCAAAATTATGTTCCTGTTTCATTCTTCAGTTCTGAGTGTGTGTGGTATTCAATTGTCTAATGTGGTAGTTCCTACTTCCATTAAATACTGTGATGTTAATACAAAGGAGTATTACTGAATGTACATATGGAAATATATTAATTCAAACAACCAACATGAGAGGTGATTGTCACTATGAAGTCTGAAAGGAAATCTGATTTGTAATTAATATTCCTGATCTAAACATCCTTCTTTGATGCTCAGAAGGTTCTTTTGCTTTCATTAGTCACTCACATCTCTAATTCTGACATAAC comes from the Indicator indicator isolate 239-I01 chromosome 4, UM_Iind_1.1, whole genome shotgun sequence genome and includes:
- the SPATA7 gene encoding spermatogenesis-associated protein 7, whose protein sequence is MGLRMESGSRRSQANEYPTVGIPRCGPASPFKGHLSTKSNAFCIDSCQSLTSQYLIRDHMMVHFNKILSAKAAVDCSVPKSRLANIKLADQQRREKLKKKIARCEEKMSVGKTASRSSSRESGRLLPSSFGKSFLKAEDKDSLFPCARQAQYPSGALSPYSEHGLVHSTPVRYARKGSRNTSNASNSSISSSSTPRKCSGLSCNCSTDSFVSVSHSQKCQGSNCKVHSGDLLERHSEFFTDSRKPFTPRTLISGAKSFLSEYRYYTPARRKRKNHCKLYAEAQTQTDVISFPSSDKASEKTVKTEQQKITLKAEDRRYTVDEPERGTAALPHSFLRQTSLYSQQSSARRTVEAEEEELLYLPFIEDVTNEVLSLGLFSNRVLEQLFECHIQENKNHLDESKMRHLLDVLKADLGCSPGRSAEQTHTGWEAFDSLDLQEFDMMDELQLTKEISQMQRKPTKSKEFFGTMDLPLKEPNQCESPVIRERTKETQSNDDFSQDVTEMTDGGTESDSCVKAEEDPKTSPSCEATLNLVTCDSDLEATKEIDDLEESFAEGLHISQDYS